The Leclercia sp. S52 genome has a segment encoding these proteins:
- a CDS encoding DeoR/GlpR family DNA-binding transcription regulator has protein sequence MKGYSRLEQIMDYLKGHNLVTVDQLVAATDASPATIRRDLIKLDQEGVISRTHGGVTLNRFIPSQPTTSEKMQRSLAEKHAIACAAASFVKAGDAVVLDAGTTMIELARQLTHLPLRIITSDLHIALFLSEFKQIEVTIIGGRIDDSSQSCIGEHGRRLLQNVWPDIAFVSCNGWDLERGITSPTEEKAALKRDLIANARRRVLLADSSKYGAWSLFNVTHLNTLTDIVTDKRLDEGVQQTLSQLDATLTLAP, from the coding sequence ATGAAGGGATATAGCCGGTTAGAACAGATAATGGACTACCTGAAAGGGCACAATCTGGTGACGGTGGATCAGCTGGTAGCGGCCACGGATGCCTCGCCTGCGACCATTCGCCGGGATCTGATTAAGCTCGATCAGGAGGGGGTTATCAGCCGCACCCACGGCGGCGTGACCCTGAACCGGTTTATTCCTTCGCAGCCCACCACCAGCGAAAAGATGCAGCGCAGTCTGGCGGAGAAACACGCCATCGCCTGCGCGGCCGCCAGCTTCGTAAAAGCCGGTGACGCGGTGGTGCTCGACGCGGGCACCACCATGATTGAACTCGCGCGCCAGCTGACCCATCTGCCGTTGCGCATCATCACCAGCGATCTGCATATCGCCCTGTTTCTCTCGGAGTTTAAGCAGATTGAGGTGACGATTATCGGCGGGCGTATCGATGACTCCAGCCAGTCCTGTATTGGCGAGCACGGCCGCCGCCTGCTGCAGAACGTCTGGCCGGATATCGCCTTTGTCAGCTGTAACGGCTGGGATCTGGAGCGCGGCATTACCTCGCCGACGGAAGAGAAAGCGGCGCTCAAACGGGATCTGATCGCCAACGCCCGACGCCGCGTACTGCTGGCCGACAGCTCGAAATACGGTGCCTGGTCGCTGTTTAACGTTACCCACCTCAACACCCTGACCGATATCGTTACCGACAAACGGCTGGACGAAGGGGTGCAACAGACCCTGAGCCAGCTGGATGCGACGCTGACTCTGGCGCCTTAA
- a CDS encoding L-lactate dehydrogenase — protein sequence MNTKARKVMIIGAGNVGTSAAYALLNQNICEELLLVDINQPRSEGHAWDLSDAAAYMPGMMTISTRAASDCADVDIAVITVSGGALKPGQTRLDELNATASIVKSIVPQMMAGGFNGIFLIATNPCDIITWQVWQLSGLPRHQVIGTGVWLDTTRLRRTLAQALDIGAQSIDAFILGEHGDTQFPVWSHSSVYGSPIADVYQRHTGKTLDFDELAERVRKQGFEIYARKGCTEYGIAATIAEICRNIFTGSHRALAISCILDGEYGVDGVAIGVPAVLAQSGVQQIIELKLADDELQKFRHSAEVIKANIARLP from the coding sequence ATGAACACCAAAGCCCGCAAAGTGATGATTATCGGGGCCGGAAACGTCGGTACCTCCGCCGCTTACGCCCTGCTGAACCAGAATATCTGCGAGGAGCTGCTGCTGGTGGATATCAACCAGCCGCGCAGCGAAGGCCACGCCTGGGATCTGTCGGATGCCGCCGCCTATATGCCGGGCATGATGACCATCTCCACCCGCGCGGCCAGCGACTGTGCCGATGTGGATATCGCAGTGATCACCGTCTCCGGCGGTGCCCTCAAACCGGGGCAGACGCGGCTGGATGAGCTGAACGCCACGGCCAGCATCGTGAAAAGCATTGTGCCGCAGATGATGGCGGGCGGATTTAACGGCATTTTCCTGATCGCCACTAACCCGTGCGACATCATTACCTGGCAGGTGTGGCAGCTCTCCGGCCTGCCGCGCCATCAGGTGATCGGCACCGGCGTCTGGCTGGATACCACCCGGTTGCGACGTACTCTGGCGCAGGCGCTGGATATTGGCGCACAGAGCATCGACGCCTTTATCCTGGGCGAGCATGGGGATACACAGTTCCCGGTCTGGTCCCATTCATCGGTCTACGGCTCGCCGATTGCCGACGTGTATCAACGCCACACCGGTAAAACGCTGGATTTTGATGAACTGGCCGAGCGCGTGCGCAAACAGGGCTTTGAGATCTACGCCCGGAAGGGCTGCACGGAGTACGGCATCGCCGCCACCATCGCTGAGATCTGCCGCAATATTTTTACCGGCAGCCACCGGGCGCTGGCGATCTCCTGCATTCTGGACGGCGAGTATGGGGTGGACGGTGTGGCGATCGGCGTACCGGCGGTGCTGGCCCAGAGCGGTGTCCAGCAGATCATCGAGCTGAAACTGGCGGATGACGAATTGCAAAAATTCCGCCATTCGGCGGAGGTGATCAAAGCCAATATCGCCCGCCTGCCCTGA
- a CDS encoding GNAT family N-acetyltransferase produces MYSITSESPAHPAITNLIADLDSYQSTLYPAESNHLLDLTGLPDHSLIMMVIRDRQLNAVGCGAIVLNGDGSGEMKRVYIDPTHRGQRLGEKLLAALEDEALSRSCHTLRLETGIKQLPAIHLYERCGYQRCEAFPPYAPDPLSLFMEKVLVADLRLAVL; encoded by the coding sequence ATGTATTCCATTACCTCAGAATCGCCCGCCCATCCGGCTATCACTAACCTGATTGCCGACCTCGACAGTTACCAGAGCACGCTCTATCCGGCGGAAAGCAACCATCTGCTGGATCTGACCGGGCTGCCCGATCACAGCCTGATCATGATGGTGATCCGCGATCGCCAGCTCAACGCCGTCGGCTGCGGGGCCATCGTGCTGAACGGCGACGGCAGCGGGGAGATGAAGCGGGTCTATATCGATCCGACCCATCGCGGGCAGCGGCTGGGTGAAAAACTGCTGGCGGCGCTGGAAGATGAAGCGTTGAGCCGCAGCTGTCATACGTTGCGCCTCGAGACCGGCATCAAGCAATTGCCGGCCATTCATCTGTATGAGCGCTGCGGGTATCAGCGGTGCGAAGCCTTTCCGCCGTATGCGCCCGATCCCCTGAGCCTGTTTATGGAGAAGGTGCTGGTGGCTGACCTTCGTTTAGCAGTGCTATAA
- the sad gene encoding succinate-semialdehyde dehydrogenase, with protein MTTPSVTHALSINPANGETLAVWPWATDIEVEHALARTDAAFRQWRSVPVATRAQKLRDLGAALRNRGEEMAQMITREMGKPIAQARGEVAKSAGLCDWYADHGPAMLSTEATQVADAVIEYRPLGPVLAVMPWNFPLWQVLRGAVPIILAGNSYLLKHAPNVLGAANLIQAIFNDAGFPQAVFSQLNATNDGVSQMIADPRIAAVTVTGSLRAGAAIGAQAGAALKKCVLELGGSDPFIVLNDADLDLAVKAAVTGRYQNTGQVCAAAKRFIVEAGIADEFSRRFVEATAALKMGAPDAEENYLGPMARFDLRDELDRQVQATLAEGATLLLGGEKVAGEGNYYAPTVLGNVTPNMTAFRQELFGPVAAITVATDADHALTLANDSDFGLSATVFTADTATADRFARQLECGGVFINGYSASDARVAFGGVKKSGFGRELSHFGLHEFCNVQTVWKDRV; from the coding sequence ATGACTACACCTTCTGTCACCCACGCTTTATCCATTAACCCGGCAAACGGCGAAACCCTGGCCGTCTGGCCGTGGGCAACCGACATCGAGGTTGAACATGCTCTCGCCCGGACCGATGCTGCATTTCGCCAGTGGCGCAGCGTGCCGGTGGCGACGCGTGCGCAAAAACTACGTGACCTGGGCGCCGCGCTGCGCAACCGTGGCGAAGAGATGGCTCAGATGATTACTCGCGAGATGGGCAAGCCCATCGCCCAGGCGCGCGGAGAGGTGGCGAAATCCGCCGGTCTGTGCGACTGGTATGCCGACCACGGCCCGGCCATGCTCTCTACCGAGGCGACCCAGGTAGCGGACGCGGTGATCGAGTATCGTCCGCTGGGCCCGGTGCTGGCGGTGATGCCGTGGAACTTCCCCCTGTGGCAGGTGCTGCGCGGCGCGGTGCCGATTATCCTCGCGGGCAACAGCTATCTGCTGAAACATGCCCCGAACGTGCTGGGTGCCGCGAATCTGATTCAAGCGATCTTCAACGACGCCGGATTCCCGCAGGCTGTGTTTAGTCAGTTGAATGCCACCAACGACGGGGTAAGCCAGATGATTGCCGATCCGCGCATTGCGGCGGTGACCGTTACCGGCAGCCTGCGCGCCGGGGCGGCGATTGGTGCTCAGGCTGGAGCCGCGCTGAAAAAATGCGTGCTGGAGCTGGGGGGCTCGGATCCCTTTATCGTCCTGAATGACGCCGATCTGGATCTGGCGGTGAAAGCGGCGGTAACCGGACGCTATCAGAACACCGGACAGGTTTGTGCCGCGGCCAAACGCTTTATTGTCGAAGCGGGGATTGCCGACGAATTCAGCCGTCGGTTTGTCGAGGCTACCGCGGCCCTGAAAATGGGCGCGCCGGACGCAGAAGAGAACTATCTCGGCCCGATGGCGCGTTTCGATCTGCGCGACGAGCTGGATCGGCAGGTGCAGGCCACGCTGGCCGAAGGAGCGACGCTGCTGCTGGGCGGCGAGAAGGTGGCGGGGGAAGGGAACTATTATGCGCCGACCGTGTTGGGTAATGTGACCCCGAACATGACCGCGTTCCGTCAGGAGCTGTTTGGCCCGGTGGCGGCCATCACGGTGGCAACCGATGCCGACCATGCCCTGACCTTGGCTAACGACAGTGACTTCGGCCTCTCTGCGACGGTGTTTACCGCCGATACCGCCACGGCGGATCGCTTTGCTCGCCAGCTTGAGTGCGGCGGGGTGTTTATCAACGGCTACAGCGCCAGCGATGCACGCGTGGCCTTCGGCGGGGTGAAGAAAAGCGGCTTTGGCCGGGAGCTGTCGCACTTTGGCCTGCATGAGTTCTGCAATGTGCAGACGGTGTGGAAAGACCGGGTTTGA
- a CDS encoding BRCT domain-containing protein, whose translation MEPGYSNFNYVRNKDKLLANLISIIDGVISDGNINKKEILYLDTWLMEADLLSRNYCVRAIRNRAKDILSGGVVTDTELKFFKADLLKIQKQLIDIPDLDLYSEEADRHLLEGLCKGMLADHHLVDDEIRYLNWWLSSNGTLKNNYPGKELYKLVSQVLKDGVITPEERESLKEGLIAYTGCDLATGTVDGMSTRLPIDVINSLDLTDSIVCLTGDFLYGKRSKCKADIEAAGAIVCNSVTMKINYLIVGTLSSKDWMYQSHGRKIEKAVEYRDNKNIPLKIISEEQWQRFMV comes from the coding sequence ATGGAACCTGGATACAGCAATTTCAATTATGTTCGCAACAAAGATAAGCTGTTGGCTAATCTTATAAGTATAATTGATGGTGTTATAAGTGACGGAAATATTAATAAAAAAGAAATTCTTTATCTTGATACATGGCTTATGGAAGCCGACTTACTAAGCCGCAATTATTGTGTGCGGGCAATACGTAACAGGGCTAAGGATATTCTCTCGGGCGGTGTGGTAACGGATACTGAACTAAAATTTTTTAAAGCTGATCTTCTCAAAATCCAAAAGCAACTGATTGATATCCCTGATCTGGACCTCTATTCCGAGGAAGCAGACCGCCACCTTCTTGAAGGACTGTGCAAAGGAATGCTTGCGGATCATCATTTGGTCGATGATGAAATTAGATATCTCAATTGGTGGCTAAGCAGTAACGGTACGTTAAAGAATAATTACCCTGGTAAAGAACTGTACAAGCTTGTTTCCCAAGTGCTGAAAGATGGAGTTATCACTCCTGAAGAGCGTGAATCACTTAAAGAAGGACTCATTGCTTATACGGGGTGTGATTTAGCGACAGGAACAGTGGATGGCATGTCTACCCGATTACCTATAGATGTTATTAATTCGTTAGATTTGACGGATTCAATTGTATGTCTCACGGGTGACTTTCTGTATGGCAAAAGAAGTAAATGCAAAGCCGATATTGAAGCGGCAGGCGCAATAGTATGTAACAGTGTTACAATGAAAATCAATTATCTTATTGTTGGTACATTAAGTTCTAAAGACTGGATGTATCAGAGCCATGGAAGGAAGATAGAAAAGGCAGTCGAGTATAGAGACAACAAAAATATTCCACTAAAAATTATCAGTGAAGAGCAATGGCAAAGATTCATGGTTTAG